The Caminibacter pacificus genome includes a region encoding these proteins:
- a CDS encoding DUF86 domain-containing protein: MLNRDKELFLRDIIESIDAIHIKGYELEDFKNDRKTYQAVVKEFEIIGEATKNVYELLKEKYPNYPWRLIIDFRNKLTHEYFGVDFVLIWNTIFLKLPELKQMIEKLIKEL, encoded by the coding sequence ATGTTAAATAGGGATAAAGAGCTTTTTTTACGTGATATAATTGAGAGTATCGATGCTATTCATATTAAAGGGTATGAGTTAGAAGATTTTAAAAATGACAGAAAAACGTATCAAGCTGTAGTGAAAGAATTTGAAATAATAGGTGAAGCAACGAAAAACGTTTATGAGTTGTTAAAGGAAAAATATCCGAATTATCCGTGGAGGTTGATAATTGATTTTAGAAATAAATTAACCCATGAATATTTCGGAGTGGATTTTGTATTGATTTGGAATACGATATTTTTAAAATTACCTGAATTGAAACAGATGATAGAAAAACTAATAAAGGAGCTTTAA
- the panD gene encoding aspartate 1-decarboxylase: MTIEMLYSKIHRATVTDANLNYVGSITIDEELMEEANLFVGQKVDIVNINNGERFSTYVIKGERGKRDICLNGAAARKVHPGDKIIIIAYANMTLEEAKKFKPAVVIVDDNNNVIEKTTYLQEG, encoded by the coding sequence ATGACAATTGAAATGCTTTATAGCAAAATCCATAGAGCCACTGTAACGGATGCCAATTTGAATTATGTTGGCTCCATTACTATCGATGAAGAGCTTATGGAAGAAGCTAATTTATTTGTCGGCCAAAAAGTCGATATAGTAAATATAAATAACGGAGAGAGATTTTCCACTTACGTAATCAAAGGCGAAAGAGGAAAAAGAGACATCTGCCTAAACGGTGCGGCGGCAAGAAAAGTTCATCCGGGAGATAAAATTATTATTATCGCATATGCGAATATGACGCTTGAAGAAGCAAAAAAATTTAAGCCGGCTGTCGTTATTGTCGATGATAATAACAACGTAATTGAAAAAACAACCTATTTACAGGAGGGGTAA
- a CDS encoding adenylosuccinate synthase, which translates to MIDLIVGLQWGDEGKGKIVDLVAKNYDIVIRSQGGHNAGHTVVVDGKKYALHLLPSGVLNKNATNVIANGVVVYPPQLIKEIKNFGHDIKKKLLISDKAHMILDHHIAIDQAREKLRGKNAIGTTGRGIGPAYADKIARVGVRMGELKNIPKLIEKLEHYYEMNKGYFDYLGIEIPSREKLESELKEWQEELGELIVDTTKYLWDNFDKNMLLEGAQATLLDIDHGTYPYVTSSNTIASGALTGSGIPPKRLNKVIGIAKAYTTRVGNGPFPTEDLSESGDKIRKQGAEFGTTTGRPRRCGWFDVVAARYAVTLNGCDEVAIMKLDVLDGFDKVKVCVAYEKDGEVIDYFPSDLDGVKPVYVELEGWDKSAHVRNWDDLPQNAKKYIEFLEEKIGTKIKYVSTGAERDATVIR; encoded by the coding sequence ATGATTGATTTAATAGTTGGGCTTCAATGGGGTGACGAAGGTAAAGGTAAAATAGTCGATTTGGTAGCGAAAAATTACGATATCGTAATAAGAAGCCAAGGCGGACACAACGCCGGGCATACGGTAGTTGTGGACGGAAAAAAATACGCTCTACACCTGCTTCCAAGCGGCGTATTAAACAAAAACGCTACGAACGTAATAGCAAACGGAGTTGTCGTATATCCTCCTCAGCTTATAAAAGAGATTAAAAATTTCGGACACGATATCAAAAAAAAGCTTTTGATTTCCGATAAAGCTCATATGATTTTGGACCACCATATAGCAATAGACCAGGCAAGAGAGAAACTTAGAGGCAAAAACGCAATCGGAACCACAGGTAGAGGTATCGGACCTGCATATGCCGATAAAATCGCAAGAGTCGGCGTTAGAATGGGCGAGCTTAAAAACATTCCTAAACTTATTGAAAAGTTAGAGCACTATTATGAGATGAACAAAGGGTATTTCGATTATTTGGGTATAGAAATACCAAGCCGCGAAAAGCTTGAGAGTGAATTAAAAGAATGGCAAGAAGAGCTTGGAGAACTTATAGTGGATACTACGAAATATCTTTGGGATAACTTTGATAAAAATATGCTTTTAGAGGGTGCTCAAGCTACGCTTCTTGATATCGACCACGGGACTTATCCTTATGTTACAAGCTCCAATACAATTGCAAGCGGTGCTTTGACGGGTAGCGGTATTCCGCCAAAAAGACTTAATAAAGTAATAGGAATCGCAAAAGCTTATACTACGCGTGTCGGAAACGGACCTTTTCCTACGGAAGATTTAAGTGAGAGCGGAGATAAAATAAGAAAACAAGGTGCGGAGTTCGGGACTACTACAGGTAGACCAAGACGCTGCGGGTGGTTTGACGTAGTGGCTGCAAGATATGCGGTAACTCTAAACGGATGTGACGAAGTGGCTATTATGAAACTTGATGTTTTAGACGGCTTTGATAAGGTTAAAGTTTGCGTTGCGTATGAAAAAGACGGAGAAGTAATCGATTATTTCCCAAGCGACCTTGATGGAGTGAAGCCTGTATATGTAGAGCTTGAGGGCTGGGATAAAAGCGCTCATGTTAGAAATTGGGACGATTTACCTCAAAATGCGAAAAAATATATAGAATTCTTAGAGGAAAAAATCGGTACTAAAATCAAATACGTCTCAACCGGAGCCGAAAGAGACGCGACAGTTATTAGATGA
- a CDS encoding pyridoxal-phosphate-dependent aminotransferase family protein — protein sequence MILATPGPVEIPLFVRETFLKETIHHRTPEFKEILLEALERFKKITHLPNAVFLSSSGTGAMEAAVINSVKKKALTINAGKFGERWGKICEAHGIEFKEIKYDWDTPASVDEVIAAIEEDKDIDTFFIQISESAGGLRHPVEEIAAEIKLINPDIVVVADGITALGVEDIDTSNIDIVIGGSQKAFMLPPGLAMLGLSDKAVERIGKGRGFYFNLANEIKKQKEGTTAFTPATSLIIALNEVMKKLEEIGLDKHYETTAKRHKAVIAAIEAIGLSIFPQVPALSMAAVYFEKAEELRKILKTKYEVNVAGGQDFMKGKLFRINNMGLIEDYKMEHILNSVELALDELGIRKYDATAVKVYSNEKLR from the coding sequence ATGATATTGGCAACTCCGGGACCTGTTGAAATTCCTCTTTTTGTAAGAGAGACGTTTCTTAAAGAAACGATTCATCACAGAACGCCTGAATTTAAAGAGATTTTGCTTGAAGCGCTTGAGAGATTCAAAAAAATTACGCACCTACCAAACGCGGTGTTTTTAAGCAGCTCGGGTACGGGTGCTATGGAAGCTGCGGTAATAAACAGCGTAAAGAAAAAAGCTCTAACTATTAATGCCGGAAAATTCGGTGAGAGATGGGGCAAAATCTGTGAAGCTCACGGAATCGAATTCAAAGAGATAAAATACGATTGGGATACTCCGGCAAGCGTTGATGAAGTGATAGCTGCTATCGAAGAAGACAAAGATATCGATACGTTTTTTATTCAAATTAGTGAGAGTGCCGGCGGACTTAGACATCCCGTAGAAGAAATCGCAGCCGAAATTAAGCTGATAAACCCTGATATTGTCGTTGTTGCGGACGGGATTACCGCTCTTGGCGTTGAAGATATCGATACGAGCAATATCGATATTGTAATCGGAGGAAGTCAAAAGGCGTTTATGTTGCCTCCTGGTCTTGCGATGCTCGGGCTTAGCGATAAAGCTGTGGAGAGAATCGGCAAGGGAAGAGGATTTTATTTTAACCTCGCAAACGAAATTAAAAAACAAAAAGAAGGTACGACGGCATTTACTCCGGCTACGAGTTTGATTATCGCATTAAATGAAGTTATGAAAAAATTAGAAGAAATCGGTCTTGATAAACATTACGAAACCACTGCAAAAAGACACAAAGCCGTAATTGCCGCCATAGAAGCTATAGGACTTAGTATTTTCCCTCAAGTTCCGGCACTTTCGATGGCTGCCGTATATTTTGAAAAAGCCGAAGAGCTTAGAAAAATCCTAAAAACGAAATACGAAGTAAACGTAGCGGGTGGTCAGGATTTTATGAAAGGTAAACTGTTTAGAATCAACAATATGGGACTTATTGAGGATTATAAAATGGAGCATATTCTAAATAGCGTCGAGCTTGCTCTTGACGAGCTTGGTATCAGAAAATACGACGCTACGGCCGTAAAAGTTTACAGCAATGAAAAATTAAGGTAA
- a CDS encoding flagellar export protein FliJ has translation MKTKFDSVVKLKKQQVEKIQNDIQKINKAVLELSSKIEELKASLMQLTLPKSGSFSKITQINTQKTLLRNEIQNLQNQINILNNRKNELLEELKKARIEYEKMKYLQGEEIKKQLKEIKLKESREMDEIAILLRNQNES, from the coding sequence ATGAAGACGAAATTTGATAGCGTAGTCAAATTAAAAAAACAGCAAGTCGAAAAAATCCAAAACGATATCCAAAAAATAAACAAAGCCGTTTTGGAGCTTTCGTCTAAAATAGAGGAGCTAAAAGCTTCTCTTATGCAACTCACTCTCCCAAAAAGCGGGAGCTTTTCCAAAATTACTCAAATAAACACCCAAAAAACACTTCTTAGAAACGAAATACAAAACCTCCAAAACCAAATAAACATCCTAAATAACAGAAAAAACGAATTGTTAGAAGAGCTTAAAAAAGCAAGAATCGAATATGAAAAGATGAAATATCTCCAAGGCGAAGAGATAAAAAAACAGCTAAAAGAGATTAAACTTAAAGAGTCAAGAGAAATGGATGAAATAGCTATTCTTTTAAGGAATCAAAATGAATCCTGA
- the tkt gene encoding transketolase, with amino-acid sequence MDLQMKKKMADTIRFLAADMVQKANSGHPGAALGLADIMVELSEVINITPHNPQFINRDRIVFSGGHATPLIYSMLYLWGYDISLDDLKNFRQLGSITPGHPEYGHTPGIEVTTGPLGQGVANAVGFAMAKKFMHKKFPEIDHKVWCLCGDGDLEEGISYEACSIAGSLGLEDLIIIYDSNNISIEGEVEPVFKDDIKKRFEAQNFRVLEMNGHDYEEISKTLKEALKSDGRPTLIIAKTIIARGAVGLEGSEKTHGAPLGEEVIKKSKIAAGFDPEKTFFLPDDVLVRFRCVKERGELLEKEWEKKARVDEIKAFFEKDFSKIKWPEFEEGASIATRKSNGEILNAIAKAIPSFLGGSADLAPSNNTWLKDEDKFPHGRNVQFGIREHAMAAINNAFAAYGFLPYAATFLVFSDYLRGALRIAALSSHKNYWIFTHDSIVVGEDGPTHQPVEHITSLRAIPNLYVFRPADANENVNCWKAALDIDAPVAFALSRQGLKNITPKNADVSRGAYLLRDGDEKLTLIASGSEVNLAMEVAEKLNARVVSVPCFELFDKQNSEFKKELLKGRVVAIEANRGFEWYKYADEVIGMETFGASGKGPEVYKHFGFDAETIANKIKGEK; translated from the coding sequence ATGGATTTACAAATGAAAAAAAAGATGGCCGATACGATAAGATTTTTAGCGGCTGATATGGTGCAAAAAGCAAATTCGGGTCACCCGGGAGCGGCTTTGGGGCTTGCCGATATTATGGTGGAACTTAGCGAAGTTATTAATATCACTCCTCATAATCCTCAGTTTATCAATAGAGACAGAATCGTTTTTTCAGGCGGACACGCAACGCCTCTAATATACTCTATGCTTTATTTGTGGGGATATGATATTTCTCTTGATGATTTGAAAAACTTCAGACAACTCGGAAGCATTACTCCGGGACACCCTGAATACGGTCATACTCCGGGAATCGAAGTAACTACGGGACCTCTTGGACAAGGTGTCGCAAACGCCGTAGGTTTTGCGATGGCTAAAAAATTTATGCATAAAAAATTCCCTGAAATAGACCATAAAGTTTGGTGTTTGTGCGGTGATGGTGATTTGGAAGAGGGAATTTCTTATGAAGCTTGCAGTATTGCCGGAAGTCTCGGGCTTGAAGATTTGATTATTATTTACGATAGCAATAATATTTCGATTGAAGGGGAAGTGGAGCCTGTATTTAAAGACGATATTAAAAAAAGATTCGAAGCTCAAAACTTCAGAGTGCTTGAAATGAACGGGCACGATTACGAAGAGATTTCAAAAACTCTAAAAGAAGCGTTAAAAAGTGACGGCAGACCGACTCTTATTATTGCAAAAACCATTATTGCAAGAGGTGCTGTAGGGCTTGAGGGTAGCGAAAAAACTCACGGTGCTCCTCTTGGAGAAGAAGTTATCAAAAAAAGTAAAATCGCAGCAGGATTCGACCCTGAAAAGACGTTTTTCTTACCGGATGACGTGCTTGTTAGATTCAGATGTGTAAAAGAAAGAGGCGAACTTTTGGAAAAAGAGTGGGAGAAAAAAGCAAGAGTTGATGAAATTAAAGCCTTTTTCGAAAAAGATTTCTCAAAAATCAAATGGCCTGAATTTGAAGAGGGAGCGAGTATCGCTACAAGAAAAAGTAACGGAGAAATTTTAAACGCTATTGCAAAAGCGATTCCGAGTTTCCTTGGAGGAAGTGCGGATTTGGCGCCGTCAAACAACACTTGGCTAAAAGACGAAGACAAATTCCCTCACGGAAGAAACGTACAATTCGGGATTAGAGAACATGCGATGGCGGCTATTAACAACGCTTTTGCGGCATACGGATTTTTGCCTTATGCGGCAACATTCTTGGTGTTTAGCGATTATCTAAGAGGAGCTCTTAGAATCGCGGCTCTTAGCAGTCATAAAAACTATTGGATTTTCACTCACGATAGTATCGTAGTCGGAGAAGACGGACCTACTCATCAACCTGTAGAGCATATTACGTCTCTTAGAGCTATTCCGAATCTTTATGTTTTCAGACCGGCGGATGCGAATGAAAACGTAAATTGCTGGAAAGCGGCTTTAGATATCGACGCACCGGTTGCTTTTGCACTTAGCCGCCAAGGTTTGAAAAACATCACACCTAAAAACGCGGATGTAAGCAGAGGTGCTTATTTGTTAAGAGACGGCGATGAAAAACTGACGTTAATAGCAAGCGGCAGTGAGGTTAATTTGGCTATGGAAGTAGCGGAAAAACTTAACGCAAGAGTTGTTAGCGTGCCGTGTTTCGAGCTTTTTGATAAGCAAAATAGCGAATTTAAAAAAGAGCTTTTAAAAGGAAGAGTGGTAGCAATCGAAGCCAATAGAGGATTCGAGTGGTATAAATATGCCGATGAGGTAATCGGAATGGAGACTTTCGGTGCAAGCGGCAAAGGGCCGGAAGTTTACAAACACTTCGGTTTTGATGCAGAGACTATAGCAAATAAAATAAAGGGTGAAAAATGA
- a CDS encoding UDP-N-acetylmuramoyl-L-alanyl-D-glutamate--2,6-diaminopimelate ligase — MDLIHYLNNSLITDNTKELDSNKLFLKTSQNSKYAKDIKNYITPKELLKSLNLKTKFIGITGTNGKTTTAFVLGYLLNSLGYSVGIQGTEGFYFNGELKEPKTLTTPPIFTTIKRAFKYKPDFYIMEVSSHAIVQDRIEGLEFEAKIMTSFSQDHLDFHKSMEEYKQVKESFFQDESIKIINGKWKMENGKLIIVNIGGYDFKVNPNNLYVLEKPIVDDIPMAGEFNKMNFSLALKTASLLTNSSLSTFDFSLFKGVAGRMEIVSKDPLVIIDFAHTPDGMEKVLSAVEGKKIVVFGAGGNRDKDKRHLMGEVASKYADYIIVTNDNPRCENPQDIAKDIIKGISKPYEVILDRKEAIKKALKLAKEKNMTLMILGKGDEKYMEFCDKKIPFSDKEAVFESKS; from the coding sequence ATGGATTTAATTCACTACTTAAATAATTCACTTATTACGGACAATACCAAAGAGCTTGATTCAAACAAGCTCTTTTTAAAAACTTCCCAAAACTCAAAATATGCAAAAGATATAAAAAATTACATAACTCCAAAAGAGCTTCTAAAATCTCTAAATCTCAAAACGAAATTCATAGGAATTACAGGTACAAATGGAAAAACGACTACGGCTTTCGTTTTGGGATATTTATTGAATTCTTTAGGTTACAGCGTAGGAATTCAAGGAACGGAAGGTTTTTATTTCAACGGAGAATTAAAAGAGCCAAAAACTCTAACTACTCCTCCTATTTTTACAACAATAAAAAGAGCTTTTAAATACAAACCAGATTTTTACATAATGGAAGTTAGCTCTCATGCCATAGTTCAAGATAGAATCGAAGGGCTTGAATTCGAAGCGAAAATTATGACCTCTTTTTCTCAGGACCATTTGGACTTTCATAAGAGTATGGAAGAATACAAACAAGTAAAAGAGAGTTTTTTTCAAGATGAGAGTATTAAGATAATTAATGGAAAATGGAAAATGGAAAATGGAAAATTAATTATTGTGAATATCGGTGGGTATGATTTTAAAGTTAATCCAAATAATTTATATGTTTTAGAAAAACCTATTGTCGATGATATTCCTATGGCCGGAGAGTTTAATAAAATGAATTTTTCATTAGCGTTAAAAACAGCTTCGTTGCTTACGAATTCTTCACTTTCAACTTTTGATTTTTCACTTTTTAAGGGTGTTGCCGGAAGAATGGAAATAGTCTCAAAAGACCCTCTTGTTATAATCGATTTTGCCCATACGCCGGATGGAATGGAAAAAGTTTTGAGTGCCGTGGAGGGCAAAAAAATCGTAGTTTTCGGAGCCGGTGGAAATAGAGACAAAGATAAAAGACATTTAATGGGAGAGGTTGCAAGCAAATATGCCGATTATATTATCGTTACAAACGATAATCCTCGCTGCGAAAATCCTCAAGATATTGCAAAAGATATCATAAAAGGAATATCAAAACCTTATGAAGTGATTCTCGATAGAAAAGAGGCTATCAAAAAAGCTCTTAAATTAGCAAAAGAGAAAAATATGACTTTGATGATTTTGGGAAAAGGTGATGAAAAATATATGGAATTTTGTGATAAAAAAATACCTTTTAGCGACAAAGAAGCTGTTTTTGAATCAAAAAGCTGA
- a CDS encoding DUF7488 domain-containing protein, protein MKKLFLLIPLFAFALNLDFSACYKKFSFIKYSIPVSKTKSVTFYKPKKYIYYDPFTGLYVFRNSNAKVVKFYENPKLGWWMAGIKQNGVYAGSYAKAPIFLNMGELSVKAPKTAVVSDLFCRAYGVANGFFMPSSYLLHFVKYGYWGDVGIDVDEDMVVKYVDPFYAKGIKPGDKILKINLKPANPKTFTKYVILNKVGRAVTIKTRRGVYVLSVRKKIYNFTPLMHFGIYVDKNLYVKLPPKYKNKFFANKPIKIYAINSKRVYSFEQLKRVFSYNKNVTITFIQNGLKVKIPLRK, encoded by the coding sequence ATGAAAAAACTTTTTTTACTAATACCGCTCTTTGCTTTTGCTCTGAATCTTGATTTTTCCGCGTGTTATAAGAAATTTTCTTTCATAAAATATTCAATCCCCGTTTCTAAAACAAAAAGCGTAACTTTTTATAAACCTAAAAAATATATTTATTACGACCCTTTTACGGGGCTATATGTATTTAGAAATTCGAATGCGAAAGTCGTAAAATTTTATGAAAATCCCAAACTCGGCTGGTGGATGGCGGGGATTAAGCAAAACGGAGTTTATGCTGGCAGCTATGCAAAAGCTCCTATTTTTTTAAATATGGGAGAGCTTAGTGTAAAAGCACCTAAGACTGCGGTAGTAAGCGATCTTTTTTGTAGAGCCTACGGAGTGGCAAACGGCTTTTTTATGCCGAGCAGTTATCTTTTACATTTCGTAAAATACGGATATTGGGGAGATGTCGGTATTGATGTCGATGAAGATATGGTCGTAAAATATGTCGATCCTTTCTATGCAAAAGGAATAAAACCGGGAGATAAAATCCTAAAAATCAATCTAAAACCGGCAAATCCTAAAACTTTTACGAAATATGTTATATTGAATAAAGTAGGAAGAGCCGTTACCATCAAGACAAGAAGAGGCGTTTATGTTTTGAGTGTTAGAAAAAAGATATATAATTTTACGCCTTTGATGCATTTCGGGATATATGTGGATAAAAATTTGTATGTAAAACTGCCGCCGAAATATAAAAATAAATTTTTTGCAAACAAACCGATAAAAATCTATGCGATTAATTCAAAAAGAGTTTATTCTTTTGAACAATTAAAACGAGTGTTTTCGTATAACAAAAATGTTACAATTACGTTTATACAAAACGGACTTAAAGTTAAAATTCCACTAAGGAAATAA
- a CDS encoding ATP phosphoribosyltransferase regulatory subunit: MIFAHDIPDGAKLYFGKKAKIKREIEHIASEVFENEEYEEIVSPYFSYHQLEALSEKELIRFTDRENRSVALRGDSSIDIIRIVLKRLKSEAKKWFYIQPVFRAPSTEINQIGAEWLEGNIEDVLNTNINILNRLSKKYPLILSHIQIPKEVCKLTGLDIEDIKKMRIYKFEEPWLKELLKVNSIEDLEDLSKYPQSIAESLKELKKVAKEVNYDIILAPLYVANLRYYTGVFYRFINKNDVIAKGGEYVVESVKSAGFSIYTDNLLKDLDD; the protein is encoded by the coding sequence ATGATATTCGCACACGATATTCCGGACGGAGCTAAGCTCTATTTCGGTAAAAAAGCCAAAATAAAAAGAGAAATCGAACACATTGCGAGTGAAGTGTTTGAAAACGAAGAGTATGAAGAGATTGTAAGTCCTTATTTTTCATATCATCAGCTTGAAGCGTTGAGTGAAAAAGAGCTTATCAGATTTACGGATAGAGAAAACAGAAGTGTCGCTTTAAGGGGAGACAGCTCTATCGATATCATCAGAATTGTTTTAAAAAGACTAAAAAGCGAAGCGAAAAAGTGGTTTTACATTCAACCTGTTTTTCGCGCTCCTTCTACCGAAATCAATCAAATCGGTGCCGAGTGGCTTGAGGGAAATATCGAGGATGTTTTGAATACGAATATCAATATTTTAAACAGACTCTCAAAAAAATATCCTCTAATCCTCTCTCATATTCAAATTCCAAAAGAAGTTTGTAAATTAACGGGACTCGATATCGAAGATATTAAAAAAATGAGAATTTATAAGTTTGAAGAACCTTGGTTAAAAGAGCTTTTGAAAGTTAATAGTATCGAAGATTTGGAAGATTTAAGCAAATATCCTCAAAGTATCGCCGAGTCTTTGAAAGAGCTTAAAAAGGTAGCTAAAGAAGTAAATTATGATATCATTTTAGCGCCGCTTTACGTTGCGAATTTGAGATATTATACCGGCGTGTTTTATAGATTTATCAATAAAAACGACGTAATAGCAAAAGGCGGTGAATACGTTGTAGAAAGCGTAAAAAGCGCCGGATTTTCAATATATACGGATAATCTTTTAAAGGATTTGGATGATTGA
- a CDS encoding nucleotidyltransferase family protein: protein MSIKDEVLRYIKENKNRFEKEYGIKKIYLFGSVARGEDNENSDIDLMVEFDTDKNITIFELMMFEEEMKNKFGRKVDVATKDMLKPIVYNYVQKDLLNVK from the coding sequence ATGAGCATTAAAGATGAAGTTTTAAGATACATAAAAGAAAACAAAAATCGTTTTGAAAAAGAGTACGGAATAAAAAAAATATATCTTTTCGGCAGTGTTGCAAGAGGCGAAGATAATGAAAATAGCGATATCGATTTGATGGTTGAATTTGATACCGATAAAAATATAACGATTTTCGAATTGATGATGTTTGAAGAAGAAATGAAAAACAAATTCGGTAGAAAAGTGGATGTTGCGACTAAGGATATGTTAAAGCCGATAGTTTATAATTACGTTCAAAAAGATTTGCTAAATGTTAAATAG
- a CDS encoding NifU family protein, whose translation MADNIPFSNEELKEAVSAVLEEVRPMLQMDGGDVTLIDVRKPVVFVQLQGGCVGCASAGATLKYGIEKALKEKIHPELVVMNVPHGYEDQLDELVKYSF comes from the coding sequence ATGGCTGATAACATTCCATTTTCAAACGAAGAATTAAAAGAAGCGGTTAGCGCAGTACTTGAAGAAGTTAGACCTATGCTTCAAATGGACGGAGGAGACGTAACTCTTATTGATGTTAGAAAACCTGTAGTTTTCGTACAGCTTCAAGGCGGATGCGTAGGTTGTGCGAGTGCGGGTGCGACATTAAAATACGGAATCGAAAAAGCATTAAAAGAAAAAATTCATCCTGAACTTGTAGTAATGAACGTACCACACGGATATGAGGATCAGCTTGATGAGCTCGTTAAATATTCGTTCTGA
- a CDS encoding (2Fe-2S) ferredoxin domain-containing protein: protein MQMPKPKNIIFMCQVKRPPNFPKPSCVREGKEDLFPYTQQKMMEMGIDPMTNWIVPTGCLNRCNFGPVMLVEPGSYMYVDLDKAKIDRILEEHIKNGNPVEEYLIPKEFWA, encoded by the coding sequence ATGCAAATGCCAAAACCAAAAAATATAATCTTTATGTGTCAGGTAAAAAGACCGCCGAACTTCCCAAAACCAAGTTGTGTTAGGGAAGGAAAAGAAGATTTGTTCCCTTATACTCAACAAAAAATGATGGAAATGGGAATCGACCCTATGACGAATTGGATAGTACCTACGGGGTGTCTAAACAGATGTAATTTCGGGCCGGTAATGCTTGTGGAGCCGGGAAGCTATATGTATGTAGACCTTGATAAAGCGAAGATTGACAGAATCTTAGAAGAGCATATCAAAAACGGAAATCCGGTAGAAGAGTATCTGATTCCTAAGGAATTCTGGGCGTAA
- a CDS encoding polyprenyl synthetase family protein: MEEFIKNNLIKAESFHPYYEKALNEMLLAGGKRFRPKLLLSVVKAYNPLLLENAKYAAFALELIHTYSLIHDDLPAMDNADLRRGHPTLHKTYDEVTAILVGDALNTYAFEVLSKAPMHNDVKIELIKILAQNAGPAGMVLGQAIDCYFEDKKLNLEELKTLHLNKTAKLIAASLQMGAVIVNKPELAQKLYDFGLKLGLLFQIQDDLLDLLDSEETGKTTGVDTNKNTFVTLLGEEEAKKEADKLASELSNELDSFDENLKTELKKLLDNYLFRHKR, translated from the coding sequence ATGGAAGAGTTTATAAAAAACAATCTGATAAAAGCGGAATCTTTTCACCCGTATTACGAAAAAGCTCTTAATGAGATGTTATTAGCCGGAGGTAAAAGATTCAGACCGAAACTCCTCTTATCGGTCGTAAAAGCCTATAATCCTCTTCTTTTAGAAAATGCCAAATACGCGGCTTTTGCGCTTGAGCTTATTCATACTTATTCTTTAATTCACGACGATTTGCCTGCTATGGATAATGCGGACCTAAGACGCGGACATCCGACTCTTCATAAAACATATGACGAAGTTACTGCTATTTTGGTAGGAGACGCCCTAAATACTTACGCTTTTGAAGTCTTAAGCAAAGCTCCTATGCATAACGACGTAAAAATAGAGCTGATAAAAATATTGGCTCAAAACGCGGGGCCTGCTGGTATGGTGCTTGGGCAGGCGATAGATTGTTATTTTGAAGATAAAAAGCTGAATTTGGAAGAATTAAAAACACTTCATCTAAACAAAACCGCAAAACTCATAGCCGCAAGTCTTCAAATGGGAGCTGTTATAGTAAATAAACCCGAACTTGCCCAAAAGCTTTATGATTTCGGACTGAAACTCGGACTTTTATTTCAAATACAAGATGATTTGCTTGATTTGCTTGATAGTGAAGAGACGGGTAAAACCACGGGAGTCGATACTAATAAAAATACTTTCGTAACACTCTTAGGCGAAGAAGAAGCAAAAAAAGAAGCCGATAAACTTGCGAGTGAGCTTTCAAACGAACTTGATTCTTTTGATGAGAACTTAAAAACGGAACTTAAAAAACTTCTTGATAATTATCTTTTTAGGCATAAAAGATGA
- a CDS encoding YbaB/EbfC family nucleoid-associated protein gives MFGNIDLNEMMQKLQEQLQEADNKTYTAKSGGGLVEATVNGKFEVIDIKIDDSLLEDKESLQILLMSAINDAIKMAVDDKKAQAMNMFGGMNLGQ, from the coding sequence ATGTTCGGAAATATCGATTTAAACGAAATGATGCAAAAACTGCAAGAGCAACTTCAAGAAGCGGACAATAAAACATATACCGCAAAAAGCGGCGGCGGGCTTGTTGAGGCTACGGTTAACGGAAAATTCGAAGTTATAGATATTAAAATTGACGATTCTTTGCTTGAAGATAAAGAGTCTCTTCAGATTTTGCTTATGAGTGCGATTAACGATGCGATTAAAATGGCAGTTGATGATAAAAAAGCGCAAGCGATGAATATGTTCGGAGGAATGAATTTAGGACAATGA